A DNA window from Hydractinia symbiolongicarpus strain clone_291-10 chromosome 6, HSymV2.1, whole genome shotgun sequence contains the following coding sequences:
- the LOC130647375 gene encoding ubiquinone biosynthesis protein COQ9-B, mitochondrial-like — protein MPMALKLMHSRLFFPCSFSRTLLNATRYISCTSKFPLSSEKETDKNASTNDMKSSQIGNQSLNIENTDKETNFSIDGMILSSTSSAGHEDGARHSEDGNDDFEYANDDDIAAQILSVALEYVPTYGWSDRAIEEAVKSLDLSPSSAGIFKRGGVDLVLHFIEECNNALSEHMSENSRSANNNIVSTSDFIEEAVKMRLKMIIPYIDTWPQALTLLASPIAVADCLENGANMVDEIWYHAGDVSTDMNWYTKRAALAAVYASTEIYMLRDNSVEFADTWDFLHRRLEDFKAAEITKNSCANAMNDFYALASAGFTTAQNILGMNSRKR, from the coding sequence ATGCCTATGGCCCTAAAACTGATGCATTCAAGGTTGTTTTTTCCATGTTCCTTCTCCCGAACACTATTAAATGCTACTCGTTATATAAGTTGCACTTCAAAGTTTCCTCTCTCTTCTGAAAAGGAGACTGATAAAAATGCAAGCACAAATGATATGAAATCATCTCAAATTGGTAACCAATCTCTTAACATTGAGAATACAgataaagaaacaaattttagcATCGATGGAATGATTTTAAGTAGCACTTCTTCAGCTGGACATGAGGATGGAGCTCGTCATTCGGAAGATGGGAATGATGATTTTGAATATGCTAATGATGATGACATAGCTGCACAAATATTGAGTGTGGCTCTAGAATATGTCCCAACTTATGGATGGAGTGATCGTGCAATTGAAGAAGCAGTCAAATCTCTTGATTTGTCACCAAGCTCAGCTGGTATTTTTAAAAGAGGAGGGGTAGATCTGGTACTTCATTTTATTGAGGAGTGCAATAATGCATTATCTGAACACATGTCTGAAAATTCAAGAAGTGCAAACAATAACATTGTTAGTACATCTGATTTTATTGAGGAAGCTGTAAAAATGCGTTTAAAAATGATTATTCCATACATTGACACTTGGCCTCAAGCTTTGACCTTGTTGGCTTCTCCTATAGCTGTTGCTGATTGTTTGGAAAATGGAGCCAATATGGTTGATGAAATATGGTATCATGCTGGAGATGTGTCAACAGATATGAACTGGTATACAAAGCGTGCTGCATTAGCTGCAGTGTATGCCTCAACTGAAATATATATGTTGCGGGATAACTCTGTAGAATTTGCAGATACTTGGGACTTTCTTCATAGAAGATTGGAAGACTTCAAAGCAGCTGAAATTACCAAAAACTCCTGTGCAAATGCTATGAATGATTTTTATGCATTGGCCAGTGCAGGATTTACAACTGCGCAAAATATTTTGGGAATGAATAGTCGAAAAAGATAA
- the LOC130647376 gene encoding phosducin-like protein 3, translating to MLFVKLPRSAFYNFVRHEFRCEHSSIWVHKRIAEKQVLYKIKTVMQDPSADTEWNDALRRHGILPEKKKEAEITEDDLIKMIDNTIKEKTQDKDLKDLSLDELNEKEDEDWDDDRLLEQIRKQRMAEMYEQQKKAKYGDVREISAVDYVDQVNKAGDGVWVVLHLYKSGIPLCELLNSHIEHLAKKFPATKFLKSVSTTCIPNFPDKNLPTIFIYCEGDMKAQIAGPLSFGGMGLTKDDLEWMLSKHGCVKTTLKADPRGTHVDSSSGFTMLSRSSRTRKDTESDDDDY from the exons ATGCTTTTCGTTAAATTGCCCCGTTCggcattttataattttgtgcGACACGAGTTTCGGTGTGAACACAGCTCAATATGGGTGCATAAACGAATAGCTGAAAAGCAAG tgttatataaaataaaaacagtcaTGCAGGATCCTAGCGCTGATACAGAATGGAACGATGCCCTGCGTCGTCATGGAATCCTCCCTGAAAAGAAGAAGGAGGCTGAAATTACTGAAGATGATCTTATAAAAATGATTGATAATacaattaaagaaaaaacacaagATAAAGATTTAAAG gatTTATCTTTGGATGaattaaatgaaaaagaagatgaAGATTGGGATGATGACAGGTTGCTCGAACAAATCAG AAAACAAAGAATGGCGGAAATGTATGAGCAACAAAAGAAAGCCAAATATGGCGACGTTCGAGAAATTTCTGCAGTCGACTATGTGGATCAGGTAAACAAAGCAGGAGATGGAGTCTGGGTAGTGTTACATTTATATAAATCAGG CATTCCACTATGTGAATTGTTGAATAGTCATATAGAACATCTTGCAAAAAAATTCCCAGCCACAAAGTTTCTAAAAAGCGTGTCGACGACATGTATTCCCAACTTTCCCGACAAAAACTTACCGACGATATTTATATATTGCGAAGGCGATATGAAGGCGCAGATAGCTGGTCCCTTATCCTTCGGTGGTATGGGTCTTACAAAAGATG ATTTAGAATGGATGTTATCGAAACATGGTTGtgtgaaaacaactttaaaagcCGACCCACGTGGGACAcatgtcgatagttcttcaggtTTTACCATGTTGTCTCGATCATCTCGGACAAGAAAGGACACTGAGTCGGATGACGATgattattga
- the LOC130647379 gene encoding uncharacterized protein LOC130647379: MTSRNYSKGPYMDYPPLKRLRSRGTQCGVNIVSHDKSTQFGPSHNSYDRFIRSSDKTAFTTHKYLITNITNTKENALSWCFDNNLLIKQRKCDKCNNDMILSKCKSSDGIRWRCQKNGHFIERQFAKIAGLKSLI; encoded by the exons ATGACATCACGAAATTACAGTAAGGGACCATA CATGGATTAcccaccgttaaaaagattAAGAAGCCGGGGGACACAATGTGGTGTCAATATTGTTAGTCATGACAAGTCTACGCAATTTGGACCTTCTCATAACAGTTATGATCGTTTTATCCGCTCATCCGATAAAACAGCATTTACAACACACAAATACTTAATCACAAACATCACGAATACCAAAGAGAATGCCTTATCGTGGTGTTTTGATAACAATTTGTTaatcaaacaaagaaaatgcGATAAATGTAACAATGACATGATCTTGTctaagtgcaaaagttcagatGGAATTAGATGGCGTTGCCAAAAGAATGGTCATTTTATTGAACGTCAATTCGCAAAGATAGCTGGTTTGAAAAGTCTAATTTGA
- the LOC130647838 gene encoding alpha-1A adrenergic receptor-like has protein sequence MNNSTNHTAAFIVDDISIASNIINISIFIISVIGNLFVILTVYSNKRLRTTLNYLVVNLSICDIMIVTFTIPFSMILQRYQEEGYIFGAFGCRVISPLATLSSNAAVFALLCITIERYIAIVHPLKWTSQKNHALKFIISTYVYSLATVIPFGYYLELEVSSDGLSRCIETWSIKASKAYTILLFLLQYGIPLPLMIGIYTKAWFEIKTQNDHTIKVSEGQRRSRGLSAADDNQTNPTRNRISRKTRESITSEGSYREEMKYICFTNCLFCFNPNHMRTFLGNHDSVGTSSYIANKRRRQTIRTFIMFLLIVVIFAVCSLPNQIAWLWMSFFAESSTLISLMPIFYMLHYSNCVLNPLIYGGLNRTFREGYKRVARCDSVAHDKTFYSNIVPSEQNQNFKKDKSELFKDGIITRNPVSFIECGSIESIYKECEEEEVEEAEEIKTDKRRVKFHLSVVSNKKLSIEKERRKLSISLTTSRQRKLTLPLLSSENSKDKNASDKFKRKLSLPTLHSSFGSQDSLSILPTNEKFNGNYAAAFRKLSNIVRAYPKFDRKKGMIVLSKSKSEDDMDIYGHVESGQQISLRDEKSNIGLLERDTDFGNSGTCLNSGVRKVAEVNPRCDELPKYTEDDTEDDKENDTIMYTDNEIEVAPTEPCADGLSVYLSALHFNKKKNTDSYFPKLSNNGLSYENLKSMQFDFDQLVNAKETYI, from the coding sequence ATGAACAATAGTACAAATCACACAGCCGCTTTCATAGTCGACGACATTTCAATTGCTTCCAATATTATCaatatttccatttttattaTCAGTGTCATTGGAAATTTGTTCGTCATCCTTACTGTATATAGCAATAAACGGTTACGTACAACGTTAAATTATCTCGTTGTCAACTTGTCCATATGTGACATAATGATTGTCACCTTTACAATACCATTCAGTATGATTTTACAACGTTATCAAGAAGAAGGATATATATTTGGAGCTTTCGGTTGCCGTGTAATTTCCCCGTTAGCAACACTTTCATCAAATGCGGCTGTGTTCGCGTTACTTTGTATAACCATCGAACGTTACATCGCTATCGTGCATCCCCTGAAATGGACATCTCAGAAAAATCACGCGctaaagtttatcatttcaacATACGTTTATTCACTTGCAACTGTAATACCGTTCGGTTATTACCTAGAACTTGAGGTTTCAAGCGATGGCTTAAGTAGATGTATTGAGACATGGTCGATTAAAGCGAGTAAAGCATATACGatacttttgtttttacttcAATATGGCATCCCGTTGCCTCTAATGATAGGCATTTACACGAAAGCATGGTTTGAAATTAAAACACAAAACGATCATACGATTAAAGTATCAGAAGGACAACGCAGATCGCGCGGATTGTCAGCAGCAGACGATAATCAAACGAATCCAACACGAAATCGAATATCAAGGAAAACGCGCGAATCGATCACATCGGAAGGAAGTTATCGAGaagaaatgaaatatatatgTTTCACAAACTGCTTATTCTGTTTCAATCCTAATCACATGCGTACCTTTTTAGGTAATCACGACAGTGTCGGCACATCGTCCTATATTGCCAACAAAAGACGTCGACAAACCATACGCACGTTTATTATGTTTCTGCTTATTGTCGTTATATTTGCGGTTTGTTCATTACCCAATCAAATTGCATGGTTGTGgatgtcattttttgctgagtcATCAACCCTGATCTCGTTAATGCCTATCTTCTACATGCTGCACTATTCGAATTGTGTGCTGAACCCATTAATTTATGGCGGGTTAAATCGAACGTTTCGAGAGGGGTATAAGCGTGTTGCACGTTGTGATTCGGTAGCGCACGATAAAACTTTTTACAGCAATATAGTTCCGAGCGAACAGAATCAAAACTTCAAAAAGGATAAAAGCGAGTTATTCAAAGACGGTATTATTACTCGAAATCCAGTGAGTTTTATTGAATGTGGGTCAATTGAAAGCATCTATAAAGAatgtgaagaagaagaagtagaaGAAGCTGAAGAAATTAAAACGGATAAGCGTCGAGTAAAGTTTCATTTATCTGTTGTTTCGAACAAAAAATTATCGATAGAAAAAGAAAGACGAAAATTATCGATAAGTCTCACGACAAGCAGACAGCGAAAACTAACCCTACCTCTGTTGTCGAGCGAGAACAGCAAAGATAAAAATGCAAGCGATAAATTCAAACGGAAGTTGTCGCTCCCTACTCTCCACTCTTCATTTGGTAGTCAAGATTCTTTGTCCATattgccgacaaacgaaaaattTAATGGAAATTATGCTGCAGCTTTTCGAAAGCTATCAAATATCGTGCGCGCTTACCCGAAATTCGATCGTAAGAAAGGAATGATTGTTTTAAGTAAAAGCAAATCTGAGGATGATATGGATATATACGGACATGTTGAAAGCGGACAGCAAATAAGTTTACGAGATGAAAAAAGTAACATTGGGTTATTAGAAAGGGATACGGATTTTGGAAATAGTGGCACATGCTTAAACTCTGGTGTCCGAAAAGTCGCGGAGGTCAATCCACGATGTGATGAGCTTCCTAAATATACAGAAGATGATACAGAAGATGACAAAGAAAACGACACGATAATGTACACTGACAATGAAATAGAAGTCGCACCTACTGAACCCTGCGCTGACGGTTTATCCGTTTATTTATCAGCCCTTCAttttaacaaaaagaaaaatactgACAGTTATTTCCCAAAACTATCAAACAATGGCTTATcttatgaaaatttaaaatcaatgcAATTTGATTTCGATCAGTTGGTCAATGCTAAAGAGacttatatttaa